The genomic DNA tttataaCTTCAAGGCAACAATCAAAGCATACTGTACAACTTAAGTGCAAAAGAAATGTATACTGAACAAAAAGGCAAAATCTCTTCCTGTAGCTTCATACTCTTTCAGGAACTACAGAAAATGCAATAGCaatagctttttctttttttgtttggaacATTTACAAATTAAATACTGTACATGGCCCATGCAGTTATGCACAGCCTGTTCTAGCTACCTTTTTCATGTCATGATAATTGGGAGAAcgagtaaaagtgtgtgtgtgtgtgtgtgtgtgtgtgtgtgtgtgtgtgccatcgGTGCATCACAGTCCAGGCTTGCAGGTGAAATTGAGCCTCTGTAAAGGTGAGGGAAGTGAAAGATATTCATCCCGATTTGAAAAGTAGTATGGCCACCTGCCCAAGGTAGAAGTAGATGAAATGCTTTGTCTCATGCGTTACGTAGCTGCCAAAGTTCCGACCCACAATGCAGTGCCACGTGGGGTTGTACTTCTTGTCAAATTCCTATtcagaaaaaatggaaaaggtgttttaaaaaaaaaaaaagcacattttgtaATGCAAATATTAATTGCAATTTAAAATGTCTTCTCATTCTTTGTAACCGCCATATTTAAATTCGCCTACTGGGAAAAGACGTGAACAGCAATCAGTTATCTATGGGAAGTTTATGGATGTATTTAATAGAGGGTAAATGAAATGACACTAAAGCATTATGTGGAACACTGCTTGTGAAATAGATTGCCAAGATAATGCCATGAATAGTCGAATTATTCTGAACATGCTTTAGTTGAGCCGTTTATCGGTTACCTTTTTAATGTAGGCGGCGATGTCTTTCTCGATGTTATACTTCTCCATGGCCTGCGTTGCACAATCCACTGCATCCTGCTGCATGTCCTCAGACATGTCTGCATTCTTAATCACAGCCTTCCTGTCAGTCATAATGgctaaagaaacacacagaaatcaacTGTTAACAAAACCGATACATAGGTATCACATACAGGCTATATGAAATAAAAGGTAAAGTAAGCCTGAGTTTGAGTGACAGAACAAATCAGGATGGACTTTGTCAGCACAGCAGAACaacagtttaatttattttttgctttttttttttttttttgtggcagaACTAGAAGTGGTAGTCTGCAATTTTGAGAAACTGAAGTACAGcaaagaaatataaataaataaaatgttaattttcATTTATGAATGCAGTGTATGTAAAATATATCCTTCATAAACACTGAAGATGGTCTGGAAGATTGGACTGGTTCTGTAGTttgatgtattttaaatgtcaaatgaaagTCATGGAATAGTGTTAGCAAGCATCATTACTCCTACTACATGAAGTCTCCCAGCAACCTTGCTAGTTAGTTGTGGAAAACGTACTTCTAGTGTCATCGCTCGACTATCATCCTTTTAGGATTTTTATTCTTGTTGAAAACAAGAGGGTTATATGGTCCAGAAGGTAGAGAGCTACTAAAATGCAGTGACCTTGGGAGataccagagacacacagtattTCAAGAGAAGAGCtagggggtgttccagaaagcgggtttagtgaaaactcagcgttagttaactcagagtaagtagtaaacctcctaatagaagagccctgtggctttgtctgctgggagaatgaagccacagggctcttctattaggaggtttactacttactctgagttaactaacgctgagttttcactaaacccgctttctggaatacccccctggtagGTAATGAGTTTGTTCAGCATCATTCACCACTCTCgaacacactgacaaaacataaATGAACCATTAACAACATCTAAGCGGGTTAAAAGTTTCTTTGTGCAACATTCAAATTGAAATGATGTCTGCCAGCCCCTCAATTCATCTTAAATGGTACTACCCCAGGCAAAACAATCTAAccaacagcacagaaaaacaagacagaataCTTTTTTCTTAGACATTAACAGGCCAAATAACTTTGAGTAACATACTGCGCTTCTTTCATAGAAAGTATAATATCTATTTTGAATTTCTTGGCTGTGCACTTCAGTGTCTCCAAGAACATGGCTAAAGGCACAGACAAAGCAGTCAAAAAAAGGCCAATTCTGGGAAGTGTGTGTATACCAAGTCAACTCTCCAAATCGTCCATTTAAGAAACTGGCACAGCTGCTAAAAAGGAACACAGCAGTCATGATTTGACAAAAGGAGGCCACCTCAATTATGTTCCTCCTCAAAAGACTCTGAATCAGTACTTCACCATGGTCCCACAGGTTTATCAGTTTAGTCAGAATCAGTTTGGCTAAATTGCCAACCTTAGGGTGGGCTTACTGGTAGTGAGGgatcaaccaaaaaaaatcctgtttgaAACACAGAGCTGCTCTTGCTAGGAATAAAATATTGCTCTACAATATAATATTACATTAAATACAGTAATCTGCAAAAGAGAGGAACATCTGTACAAAGTTTCTTAAAAGACTCAACACCTCCAACATGTCTTGCTACTAGAACAACCATTTCTTTGTCGTTGttgacaaaaacaaagctcAAATTCCAAACTCTTGTCAGCTGATGCACTAACTAAATTACACTCCCTCAAACATCAGACTAAGGTTTTGCTTTCCAGCTTATACTCGCCATAAGCACAGGCAAGCAGGCATGACCAGAGCTCAAACAAACTGTGCACAGAGGGCTTTGCTCCCAGAGAATTAGAGCTGAAGCAGACACAGGAAGTATGGAATTTTTTGACATGGGGCCTCATAGCAAATCTGTTTGTTAGAACTGTAGGAGGCTGTTTGGTGTTACACTGCTCCATAATGGATATGGTCTATGATTCAAATGCTCATGAAAGCTCTTAAAAGAAGGACTGGGCATTGGTCAGTCTTTGTGGCAATGAAACGTGGTACGTGAGTGATTCCAGTTCGATAACCATATGTATGCGGGATGCCAGTTCAAAAACCGACCCCAAAACTGTCCAGTTACCCACTGTACACTATCTGTGATGGTCTGGGGTGACTGTTGTTTTGAGTCATGTAGACTATTGCAAGTACAATGCTGCAGGTTAGAGTCCAATCAAACGGACCACAACAAATGCATCACAAAGCCAAAACGGCTGCTGAAcgctaaaaaagaaaataactgtAGTACATAGAAACAAGAGtcaattatatattttttaaggTTGTAGAGGCAATTAGAGGCCTTGAGACCCAGGTGAGCTCGATCATCTAAGTATACTGGATAAGTTCATTCTAACCTCCTAAACAACTGTTTACATAACGTCATTACGGAACCTCACAATTTCTAATATAATCTCACTCTCCCCGCtaaaaaactccaaaaaactGTTAAATCTGCAGTCAAGATCTATTACATGTTCACGCATTTTCTGGAGCTATGCAGTTTATAGACATTAATAAATTTCTCCTTGTCCCTAAATTAACCTTCAGCCGGGTTCCAAACATTCACTCCAAACATGAACTGATGACTTCTACTACTTGCAGCCGACGTCGTTCtatttattcatgtatgtaATCATGTCATTAATTTATCTGACAACTAATCTCACGCCGGTCCCACACGCAATTCCTGCTAACTAATTGGTGGGAGATGACAGCATAGCTAACTTCATCAACGACCCCCTTGGTTTGTAACCAGCTGTGTCACCTTACGCGTCAACCACCTCGGTAACTTGAGGATggttgaatttatttatttatttactgaaagacaaaaatgtacaaaaaaaaatccaaacagagaaTCAAGGGCAGGACGGGTTCCTATGATACAACAGTTGCGTTCAAGCGCTCCCTCTAAATTTACTTCATCATTAGAAACCAATAGATGACACATGCAAAGGAAATAATATAAAGTGCATGCAAGCTCACagtattcaaatatttaaaatgtaaattgctCACCGTCAGTTGTAGAATTTACAGATTTCTTGCACTTGTGTCGTAACGAGAACAACGTCTGAATTGACACCACTCACCAACTCAAGACACACTCCATGCACTTATGCTCGTTCCTAATATGCGGCTACGTGTCATGATAGTACACTTAACCCTCCCACTGCGCTGCACCGCGTTTCTGATTGGACAAAATGCAGCTTCTCTCCGCGTATAACAGGCGTTTTCCAACAGCTTCCCACTCCCTGCGTTTTATTTCGTCCCACAATGCATTAGGGGTACCAGCGGGGAGGTTATCGATTATGTCTCCCAAATTCTCTTAATCTGTGTACAGCAATTTCTAAATTTGAACGCATCGTAATGAATACCAAATTATCTGACTCAGTTCCATTGATTTCATTCTTGCGGAAGTGAACCTAGTGTTGTGGTACATAGACGTGGCCTGTGTTAATGGTCACTATTTAAAAATCCTTTATTTTAATTAGAGTACCCTTACAGAAAGAAATACTGAAAAGGCTGAACAGTTCAtatatttgtaataaatatttacGATATAGCATAAAAGATGTGACTTGATTGACACAGCAGTAGTCTtcaaccaaaaataaacaaaataaatcatgaTTAATCATGTAGTTCTTAAAAATATCCTTTTTAATTAGTAAAGTTAATATTCAGAACATTGAATGGGAGCTGAGAAATAGTTACTTCTTCCATAACCATGCTGTAAATTTAATCTATATTCAATTGTATGAGATCTTCAAATAGCTTACTATCACACATTAAGAGTTTtatgtgggtgtgagtgtaaTACTGGTGGCATAAATAATCTGTTGGTCTAGATAGGATTCATTTCACACATGAAAGAACATCAATAAAAAGGTCTGGTGAACATCTAAAATATATCTCATACTTTCAAATACCTGCTGCATTTTTGTCAAAGAAATTCTCATCACAGGAAAACTGACTGTAGAAAAAGAATCTTGCCACCCTATGCTCAAAGCACCTACTATCACAGCTTACAATACAGCACATGCAGTGAGACTGACTAATTACTCAGACTAATTTCAGTTACTCTAATCTAATGAGTTTAAGGTTctggaaaacaaatgtgttcCATACCTAAGTCATGGCCAACTTTTAGGTAATATCAAATAAGATCTGAGAACTTTGTACCGTTTCACTGCTTGCTTTATCACTGCACCTGCCCTTTCTTTTCAGAGTCCAACACAGATTTCTCAATTGCCTTCACACTGGACAGAACTACAAAACTTGTCAGTATTTGCTGGACAGCATATTCATGTGATTTAAAATGTGCATGAGCAAGAAGGGGAGAAAGACTGTAGCCCAAGGTTTTCAAATGGAGCAGGTCTTCCACTTATAACAAACTTTAGAACTAAACAGGAGTTTAATTTCTGAATGCACAAGTTTGATttggaaaagggaaaaaaaaataaccactTCGACAACTATTCATGACATCCAAACTTTATTTAAGAGTGGGACAGAGAAGAACACTACAAACTGTATTAGAAAATGTAGCAAATTTATAACCCATTATTTCCTTCCAAGCAAAGGCCTACAAAGGTATGAGTTCTTTGGAAGTTTTAACAATCCTAAATCTACGAAAAAATCCCCCTGGTATAGGCCAACCAAAACCCACCCTCCCCAAACTCAACTCCCTTCTATTTACCTAGCTCCTCCTGCCGATTCCATCCAAAGACACTGATCCGTCCTTCTGGTTCCTGGCACTGTTCCATGTtataccaaaaagaaaaaaaaagaaaaagaaaaacgaaaaacctcatttaaaaaaaagcgaccaaaaaaaaaagcaggatcCCATCACTGTGAATTTCTGGGGTTCCAccgaaacaacaaaaaaaaattaaatttcttTCTAAGGGAGCCAATTGAAAAGCAAAGTTTCGCTTTTGGGTTTAACTCCTTTAATTGTGGGGCTGGGGGGATCCTCTCCTACGGGGTTCCCGCTCCCGGTAAAATGATCCAGCTCCATGTATGCATCCATCCTtatcctaatcctaatcctgCTCCTTATCCTGTAATGATCCACTCATCCGGCTTCAAGGATTGGGACAGTGAGCCCCTCCTCCAATCCAATCCAAACCTTTGAATACCAGCAAAATCAAAAAGAAGGAGGCAATAAGTTAGAATCACAACTAAATCAAGCACTTGTTTGTGCGCATCTATGTAAGCTTTGAAGAGATGAGATTGCTAGGGGGTGCTTGTTTTGTTTAGCATAGAGGTCAAAATACCAGATTATCTTAAACTCAAGAGAAAATCGTAACTTGTCTGAAGCCTTACAGAgtagagaaaaatgaagaatcCTATACAGATGCACAACTTATGGTGATGTGACCACACAAGGCAGACCTTTTCCAGCAACAACCTTTGTTAAGTAACTATAGGAGGTTCTTACATGGCTTAAAGCCAGCAAAATATGGTTGacaaggaaggaaaaaaaatgtgtgcatgtgtatcgagtgtgaaatttaaaaaaaaaaaaaaaaaaaaaaaaaaaaaagctgaagtcTCAGAGGTGCAACAGTATtgccaacagaaaacacatgcagGGTGAGTAGCAATGAACAATGAGAAAAATTACTGGAGGGGAGGgaatggggggtggggaggaacaaaaaaacaaaaacaaaacaaataaaaaaaaacaaaaacaaaaatgcaaggATTCTGGGAACAAAGGGGTATGGTAAGCAAATCTAATGTGTTACTGTACTGAGAAAAATTCAGAACATCTGGAATTTATTTTTACTAAATCCCTttcaatttttcatttgaatgtgtctacaaaaaaaaaaaaaaaaaaaaaaaaatcactagcTGTCATACCATTGCCTCCTCAATTGAATAGCCTGCTCCTCGTCCTCCATAAACGCTTTATCCTAATATGAATGAACTGTGCTCGACAATCCTTTATTCCAAAGCATTCTTTAATTCTGCTCCTCTGATGTCTACAGAAAGACATGAAAAGGTAAAAATAGAACATTTCTGCAATATGTCTGCTGtccaagaaaataaaaacccaaCTTCCTTCCCTGAAAACTCATTAGCAAAGCCATATCAAAATGAACATTCAAAGCATTCAAACAGAAACTTGTCTTGATAACAAAGTAAAAAGAGATGAGTCTGGAAACCCAGTTAAAAATGTGAATACAGGACAAAGTCACAAAGGGAACACAAAGTAGAAAGACAGGAACAGCAAAAGGGATtgaagagagaagggggaagggagggagagacgactcattcactcactacCCACTGCGTTTTTTCTAACCAAAGAAGATAAAACATGCACAtgagaaacaaaaccaacagTAATACGCAAACCATGGGGGGGACGGGCGATGAGAGTCAAAACAAGTCAGCAGTCGAAGTAGTACAACATCAGGTCAACCGGGGGTGACAGTGGGGTAtgacttgggtttttttttttctttcttttttttttaggtgcgGGATCTGGAGCGGCTGTGACGGGGCGAGTAGCGTGGGGATCCTCGGCTCCTGCGCGGGGAGTAGCTGCGGCTGCGGCTGTTGCTCCTGCTGCGACTCCTGCTGTGGCTGTGGGAGCGTGAGCGCCCGTAGCTAGGGCTGCGTGGGCCGTCCACCTTCACACGAATGTAGGCTGTCTCTCCCTAAGGAACACAAAGAGCCTTATATGGCACAACTCAAAGCCTGGCACAAAACTCAAAGACAGATGTCACTTACCTGCACCAAAAATCAATGACTTATAACCAAgctaagaaagaaaacaaacacaggaaaaaaaaaaaaaaaaaaaaaccctgtctcaTTACAGAGAATGAGTCAGCCGACAACATGCAGCCACAGAGAGCTTGGTAAAATAACTGCTGAGAAGACCCTGTTTCAGACCCAAGGTGGATCACCAAAAATATGAAGAGCTTCATAAACCACATTCCTTGTTGGCTCCACTGAGGGTCTCTGACATCAAGGCTTTCTTGGCTTACCTTGACATCCCAATCCCATAGCTATGCCCTGTCCTGTTCTTTTCCAATGGCGATCTTGGGTTTCACTTCTCAAACCTACCTCATGTGAGCGGAACTTAGTGTTATCCAGCTTTCGAACTGCGTAGGTCATGTCCTCTTTGCGCACAAATTCCACAACGCCGGTGCCATCTCGGAAAACGTCAGCGTAACATACATCACCTGCTTCACGCATGTGATCCTTGAGGTCCTGCCAGCTGCCGCTAGGAGGAAGCCCTGCGCAGGGATATGTTGATTAACACATAGCTTTAAGCTGTGTAAGAGCAATGAGAGCTAAGAGACGCTGTACTTCACTTTAAAGCAAAGAAGTGCTTCCAACACCTTATGACAAGCCAGTAGTAATAcactgtgtcaaacacaaaacTTACCTGAAACTATGACTCTGTACTCTGAGCGCCTTGAAGGAGGACCATATCTGCCCCGTGGGGCTCCAACACCACTGCCGCCTCCTCTGCCACCACCCCTGCCGCTCCTGGGGAACTCCACCCTCAGACGGTAGCCATCATAGTCGTAGCCATCTCGTCCATACACTGCATCCTCTGCATCTCTGgaagattatatatatatttgttttcaaatgctGAAAACATCAGACAGGAAAACTTCAGTACAAAATCTTCTTTCAAACACCACATTTTTACCCCTGTTCAGAAGGTCCAATGTCCTATGACCTTAAGTCTGCCTCTTGCATGGCAGGGAACTTCGGTCTCTGTGAGTGAGGTTAGCATTAAGTGGTTTTCATACAGGTTCATCAAGAATTCTGAGCACCCAGTTAACAATGCAACACTTGACGGGAGTTCCTCCGGTCTCCTTTGCTTTTAAAGGA from Chanos chanos chromosome 8, fChaCha1.1, whole genome shotgun sequence includes the following:
- the dynll2b gene encoding dynein, light chain, LC8-type 2b, translated to MTDRKAVIKNADMSEDMQQDAVDCATQAMEKYNIEKDIAAYIKKEFDKKYNPTWHCIVGRNFGSYVTHETKHFIYFYLGQVAILLFKSG
- the LOC115817929 gene encoding serine/arginine-rich splicing factor 1B, which gives rise to MSGGGVIRGPAGNNDCRIYVGNLPPDIRTKDVEDVFYKYGAIRDIDLKNRRGGPPFAFVEFEDPRDAEDAVYGRDGYDYDGYRLRVEFPRSGRGGGRGGGSGVGAPRGRYGPPSRRSEYRVIVSGLPPSGSWQDLKDHMREAGDVCYADVFRDGTGVVEFVRKEDMTYAVRKLDNTKFRSHEGETAYIRVKVDGPRSPSYGRSRSHSHSRSRSRSNSRSRSYSPRRSRGSPRYSPRHSRSRSRT